A genomic segment from Leptospira fainei serovar Hurstbridge str. BUT 6 encodes:
- a CDS encoding FecR family protein has protein sequence MDEELEKRIREAIEGGSNDLTPSIDRLNSLIAKSWVDQPLSNSSFEEIYKKASSTSVKMFRHKAWYFLAAAVILITPLLFLLRTGKAFKQTTSGSSILVLHLNGKVYLSAAGSKDRLALNEGENVGKGQVLSTDRNSTLSLSVAKGEAMLLESETDLEVVDDQKRTFRLHSGKLLTHIHKNLKKEDFKILTSNGVVEVRGTKFSVTESAEFGTQVSVLEGRVAAIRGNEADKGEQVLEPGQRIRLNSRGFQRSFLTSSELTELSNEFTRLTVEEIPRDTTKSFSTKDELFKEYQRFERVVLTDKSSLEGVIIDMDGDFLYLQTLQKEIRIPRDSVQEVIQVR, from the coding sequence ATGGACGAAGAGTTGGAAAAAAGAATAAGGGAAGCGATTGAAGGTGGATCGAATGATTTAACTCCGTCGATCGACAGATTGAATTCTCTTATCGCCAAATCTTGGGTAGACCAACCTTTATCAAATTCTTCCTTCGAAGAAATTTATAAGAAAGCCTCATCGACAAGCGTAAAAATGTTTAGACATAAAGCTTGGTATTTTCTTGCAGCAGCCGTTATTCTAATTACTCCTTTACTTTTTCTTCTTAGAACGGGAAAAGCTTTCAAACAGACGACCTCCGGTTCTTCGATTCTCGTACTCCATTTAAACGGTAAAGTTTATCTTTCGGCAGCCGGTTCAAAGGATCGGTTAGCACTTAATGAAGGTGAGAATGTTGGAAAGGGGCAGGTTCTTTCTACGGACCGCAATTCTACCCTCTCACTTTCAGTCGCAAAAGGTGAAGCGATGCTTTTAGAGTCTGAAACTGACTTAGAAGTAGTGGACGACCAAAAGAGAACTTTTCGATTACACTCCGGAAAACTTCTCACACACATTCACAAAAATCTTAAAAAAGAGGATTTTAAAATTCTCACTTCGAACGGGGTTGTTGAAGTTCGGGGTACGAAATTTTCAGTAACGGAAAGTGCAGAATTCGGAACGCAGGTTTCGGTATTAGAGGGCCGGGTCGCCGCTATCCGAGGTAACGAAGCGGATAAGGGGGAGCAGGTGTTGGAACCGGGCCAGAGGATTCGTCTAAATTCCAGAGGCTTCCAGAGATCGTTTCTAACCTCTTCCGAGTTGACTGAGCTAAGCAACGAATTTACCCGGCTAACGGTAGAAGAGATCCCTCGAGACACTACAAAATCGTTTTCGACGAAAGACGAACTTTTTAAGGAATACCAGAGATTTGAGAGAGTGGTTTTGACTGATAAATCTTCGTTAGAAGGAGTCATCATCGATATGGATGGCGATTTCCTATATCTTCAAACGCTCCAAAAGGAAATTCGGATCCCGAGAGATAGTGTTCAGGAAGTGATTCAAGTTCGGTAA
- a CDS encoding RNA polymerase sigma factor — MESRKDFMETLYRESSGRIFDFLYKYTGNPEIASDLMQDTFLNFFKKYADSDLNREQSLKLLYTIARNRSINHAKKFSTVREAGTEDMGVFQEEGPTFVRKAELSDLEARLKDCLGALQEDERYAIVLKNIENYTLTDIAEVMGISVATASRLVVRATGKLLEIAKERQIIPGA, encoded by the coding sequence ATGGAGTCCCGGAAAGATTTTATGGAAACCCTTTATAGGGAATCCAGCGGGAGAATTTTTGATTTCCTATATAAATATACCGGAAATCCGGAGATTGCTTCCGACTTAATGCAGGATACTTTCCTCAACTTCTTTAAGAAATACGCTGATTCTGATCTTAATCGGGAACAATCCCTTAAACTTCTCTATACAATAGCTAGAAATCGTTCGATTAACCATGCAAAGAAATTTTCCACTGTTCGGGAAGCCGGAACGGAGGATATGGGAGTCTTTCAGGAAGAAGGTCCGACATTTGTTCGTAAAGCGGAACTTTCGGACTTGGAAGCAAGGCTCAAGGATTGCCTGGGTGCACTTCAAGAGGACGAAAGATATGCAATCGTATTGAAGAATATTGAAAATTATACGTTAACAGATATTGCCGAAGTAATGGGGATTTCCGTTGCTACCGCTTCGCGCCTGGTTGTTCGGGCTACCGGGAAGCTTTTAGAAATCGCAAAGGAACGCCAGATCATTCCCGGAGCATAA